From Periophthalmus magnuspinnatus isolate fPerMag1 chromosome 6, fPerMag1.2.pri, whole genome shotgun sequence:
TAAAATGACGGACTGCATGTGTTCAGAATATTCCCGTTATCACCTACCCCCTTTCTCCGCCCACTTTTTTGTACTATTGTGACATGCCACTAGGAAGAAGCACGGTCATTCAGTTCtgtagttttgaacagaaagtcaatGAACCTGTTTACCTGTATTAAGCCGTATATTGCAGTTAACACAGTGTAATATTATGATCTATACTATATCCATAAATACGTCTTTTTTGCCCTAAACCGTTGGGCTGTGTGGTTAACCTCCTCACTTGACCATGGCTGTATTTTTCTTATGTCAGATATATGGTTGCCACCAACATGCAGCCAACCGACACCCGGAAAGTGTTCCCCTGTTTTGATGAACCCGCCATGAAGGCCCGCTTTAACTTGACCATTATTCACAGAAGGGACACCACAGCTCTGTCTAATCAGGATGTAGCAGGTAATTTCTACTTGTACTTTCAATACAGCTTTAAACCAACAATCAGTCCATgtacaagactaaagcaagtAAAGCCATGAATTCTTTGGTTtatacttttgtcagattcaaatatAATAGACGATGAGTGGCAGTATACACGCTTCCAGCCCACAGAGGTGATGTCCCCCTACCTGTTCGCCTTCACTGTGTCAGAGTTCAAAGCAAAAGACACTTATCCTCCAAGCAAAATCAAGGTATCTCTACTGGACCCAATCAAATACTtgcaaaacaaattattattattattattattattattattattattattattattattattattattattattattattattattattattattattattattattattattattattattattattattattattattattattatcagtctATAGCAGCATATGTTGAGCATTGCCTTTCTACAGACATACGCACGCCCTGAGGCCGTTGATGCAGGGCACACGGCTTATGCAGACAGCATCACCGGGAATATTCTCCACTTCTACCAAAACTATTTCGACATCCGTTACACCCAGAAGCTTGGTAAGACATACTTCAAAGACTGATAAAGTTTTGAATGATAATCCTTCAAAAATAATGAcgtattatgtattattaggCTTGTCTCATATTATTTGGATAAAGTCAACCATTTTGAACTAATACTGACAGAAATCCATAACTTGTCTTTGGTGTAGACCAGATAGCCATGCCGGACCTGGCCCCGTTGGGGATGGAGAACTGGGGCTTGGTGACGTACCAAGAGTGGGCACTGCTATACGAGGAGGGTGTGTCCTCTCACCTGCACAAGGAAATGATCGCGAGTTTGATTGCACATGAGTTGGCTCACCAGGTCAGGCCATTATGGTTTTAAGATCCTTCCTTATGGTCTAGattagaaaatacattttttccttaTTGGTGTTTGTTATTCTCTACAAATCTTCTCTTTGATCATAGTTCATGCCTTCATTTCTAAACAATGCATCATTTTCACTGCCTCTGTATTTCAATCCCTGGCCATAGGGGCTTTCACATTGTAGGAATCTTGTAATTCCAGGTGCTTTTACTACCAACCCCATTTTTGGGGCCACAGTTTGgggactttttttgttttttgctttttccaAACCAGCAATCTTTTGGGAACAAAAGTGAATGTACAACATGTGAAAGATTTTTTCATTCAATCACAAACTTAGACAAACTGTTATATTGTGTTTAAAAAGTCCTCATATCTCTCAACATCTATAGAGAGTTGTCCCTGGCTCATGCCCCTGTCTATCCTTCTGCCTTCTCAAAAGAGCTCTGCAGGTCTGCTCCTAGTTAAGTTTTTATTTGCTGACTTTTTTAGATAAAAGGAACATAAATCATGTACTGAGGACTAAAACATCCAAGGTTATTCTACACATTCGACTTGTATTTTCATATTAAACAGGATTTACCATTTAGTTATTTATGTGTTAatgaacattgcaaaaatcaacaGCTTTGAGTGCTtcgggggcgacagtggctcagtggttagagtgttggtccctcaacctgaaggtcagaggattgagtcccgcttggaccaagttctttccttgtgtccttaggcaagacacttcacccacattgcctagtatgaaagcagtgtgtgtgtgaatgataggtggtggtcggaggggctgatggcgcagattggcagcctcgcttctgtcagtctgccccagggcagctgtggctacagtagtagcttaccatcaccaagtgtggaaatgaatgaataatgactatagtgtagcgctttgagaggctttgacaagcctgtaaagcgcattacaagtgtaaaccattattattattattctgtctttGTCTCACAGTGGTTTGGAAACATGGTGACAATGAAGTGGTGGAATGAGCTGTGGCTCAATGAGGGCTTCGCCAATTACATGTCCTATCTGGCTGTAGACAAGGTCGCACCTGCCTTTAAAATGGTACAAAAACTGCTCAACAATTAGAATAAACCCATTTGATAGTAAAATATTCTTGTAAATCTCTGTGTAAATCTGTATGCAAGATTATATACAGTATTACATTTATGATattacataaacatcatttcaTGTTGTGTCATTTGTCTCTTCAGAGTGACAAATTTATTGCTAATGAACTACATTCAGCATTTGAAGCAGATGCCCTGACCTCATCACACCCCCTGACCCTCCCTGCAGCAGAGGTCCAGACCCCAGACGagatcatggagatgtttgATCGTATCACATACAGCAaggtaaacacaaaaaaatactactactacaataaatactactattagtacACTAACCCTAACTATTCAATGTTAGTTACCTTAGAAACGATATGAGCTGCAGCTGTGTGTTTCTATTGCAGGGGGCTGTAGTGCTGAAAATGTTGGCGGATGTGTTGGGAGAAAGCGTGTTCCAAAAGGGCATTAAAGTAAGACTCACCAATACACTGTTATAGGAAGAGAAACAAGTTTTTGGATGTCCATAATTTACCACATAAGGATCTCATCTAACCCCCTGTAGTTGgctgttctttttattttatactttaagGTCATTGGTTGACTACATGAAATCTTTATAAACAGTGTGATGATAATCTTTACAGTTGGTAAAGTGCATCTGATTCTAGTAAAGAACATTACAGCTAAACCCAGTGACATTGTGTAAACATGGCTTTTGTCTGTCAAGATCAATACATTCTTCACAAATGCTCTCAATTCAGAGCAGTTGGTGAGTTTGAAGTTTGTttcaatatgaaaataaaattgaacatgtttccATCAACAGTAAAACATCTGGCATGTGTCTATGGGATGGGATCTGACAATTGCACCACAGGAAGGAGATATTTTACAAACTGCACAATAACAAGTGATTGCTGTTATCTTGACTGAGCTACAGTATATTCATCCCATTATTATGAACCTAGTGCATTAAGATTCTGTGCAGAATGGCCCCAAGGCATCAACCCAAACTGTAGGGAACATTATGCAATTTGAATCTTGAAACTAAAGCTGTATGGTATAccgtaaagagaaaaaaaatgtggctATTCGTTTTTGACAATGGAGACCATAGTCAAAGTAAATATTGtggttttgcatttttttttcaagacgTTACTGAGTGTGCAAAACGCTTAGTTCAATGAGACTCTCAACGGTCTCATCTACAATGTGTCAAAGAAAGAaatttctgtaaaataaaataaaaacaacaaagagaGTGCTTGCTGGTGTTATAGATGTTACACATAAGTGGTTGTTACTTACACCACAGCTGTCCGGTCAAAGAAAGCTTTCACGCTAGAAAAAACAGAGAATGTTGTGTAAATCATAAATCATCATGAAGTGACAGACATTACAAGGTTTTTTTGATTATTCACTGCAGGGGCAGATTTGCTAAAACTATTTCTGACCTCCGACCCCAGGGCTGTTCAGCACCAGACTGGATGAATATTTGAGACTCCAGAGGCAGTTGACACCATAGTGCTTATGTGACCTGCTCTTGCGTCTGTGATTTATGTTGATTGgagaaaaaaattgtaattaCTCCACCTACTCCAAACCattcctttgtttgtttttcagatttatcTGGAACGCTTCAGGCTGAAAAACACTGATCAATATGACCTCTGGGATGCCATGCAAATGGTAATCATTGTGATTGTTACATGCAGTATAATAAAGCATATTTGATTATAATTGGATAATGACAATGTTGCACTTTTGGTAGTCCGAGTCTGAATCAGGTGGTTTTGTGGACGTTAAGACTCTGATGgacacatggaccaatcagattgGATACCCGGTCATTACCATCAACACCAACAGCGGAGAGGTCTACCAGAAGCAGTTCCTGTTGAATGACACTTCTGAATCAAAGTATGTATTGTTATGAAGAATATGTCACTGTTAACTTTTTATATGaattttatttgttatatatatatatatatatatatatatatatatatatatatgtgtgtgtgtgtatatatatgtatatatatgtatatacggtatatatgtatatatatatgtatatgtatatgtattatatatatgtatatatgtatatgtatatgtatatgtatatatgtatgttttgtgtttagccTCTTATGGGAAATCCCTGTTAGAGTAAAATCTGGCTCCGGTCAATCAGCTCTGGAGTGGATATTGTTTGAAAAAGGTAACATGTAAAGAGGATGTTTCACAgtctttttacatttcaaatttcatttgttgttatattatgattcatatttttacagtcCAAAAGGACACATTCATATCAAAGAAAGGAGAGTGGATATTGGCCAACGTGAACTGTACTGGATACTACAGAGTCAATTATGATCTAACAAACTGGCAGCGACTACTGAATGAGATCGAGACCAACCCTGGCGTGAGTATGGTCTTTCAAAATGTCACAACCACCACTGAAAAAGTTTGCATTTTTAGATATGTAAAATTAACAAGGATTTTCCCCCCAGGGCATCCCACTGTTAAACAGGGGGCAGCTTATTGATGATGCTTTTAACTTGGCAAGGTAATTTGTTCTGAATTTCTtcctatataaaatgtatttaaagcatGTTAATAAGCATATGAACAGAACTAAATGAAATCCATCTTcatctctccatggagaatgttccaaagtatggttttaatttccttttttccccaatttttgtgaaatcacaaaatcacctccataaagttacatactgtagtgTACTAGAGAAAgggtcatgtttttttaatagtacAAAGAGTCTGCATACAATCTTGTGATATACAATAGCATTTGGGCACTGTTACAGTgttcatagactgtaaatagtagaaaaatgtgtgcactgtaaaaatatttgAGTTGTCTGTGTCTACAGGGCACAGTTGGTCAGTGTGTCTCTGGCTCTGAACTCCACTCGTTTCCTGTCCAATGAAACGGAGTATATTCCCTGGCAGTTTGCAGAGAAAAACCTGGACTACTTTGTCCTGATGTTCGATCGCTCCGAGGTCTACGGGCCCATGCAGGTGCTCAGACACAcactattttgatttttgaataCATTGCATTCCTGTTACAGAATTTGATCATATCAAAAAATCAGATGGAGGGATGGGGTCTATAAAAACTCTGTGGGAGATGTACTGTTTTTGcaagaaatatttaaacttaTAATGCGCACACATTGAACCTTGGTATTTTATTTGTCAGAGACCAGCTCCACTGCCATAATAATCTTATTTCATAAACTAACAGCCATCACATCTTTGGAATTCAAgaattttccattttcaaaaCCTATTGTGAAAACATGAtttaatatttctttatttatgtgGACAGAGAAGGCGTTGAACTTTATgctagttttagtttcatgaGGATTGTCCTAGTAATTATATAACTATAAACCAAGGCAACAAATCTTTGAGAAATTCACAATACAATTTTGACCTGTTCTCCAGCTATTGGGATTCTAAAATattctgatgtcatgtgaatgcaagcttttgtttttgaaggaTCAATGTTACAtttgcatttcatttaaattatttcacTTCTTTACTTTCCCCACTCTTCTACTCTTGCAGAAGTATCTTCAGAATCAAGTCACAGCGCTGTACAATTACTACAAAAACTACACAGACAATTCAACTGTCCCACCTGACCCCACCTCACAGTAAGGAAGCACTCGCTCAACTTGTGCCAATAAGAAAGTGTTTGTATTTACTGAACTACAATAAACAATGTTCTTTTCCAACTGCAAAGCATATCCGACCAACAGATTATTCTTTTATTACTGTTAATGCAATGAATGCAGCGAGTAACATACTGGTCTTCACCACAGGAGCAGCCAGATACTTGCCGTCAAACTGGCCTGTTCCAATGGTCTCCCTGAATGTGTGAACATGGCCAAAAGTATGTTCAAACTCTGGATGACCAACAACACTAACAGGTATGGTATTTttaacacacccccacacgcacgcacgcacacacacaccccacccccatatatatatatatatatatatatatatatatatatatatatatatatatatatatatatatatatatatatatatatatatatatatatatatatatatatatatatatatatatatatatatatatgggggtggggtgtgtgtgtgtgtggggggggggggatataAGTTTGTCTTGAACATGAGAACTACATCTGGCATCATGCATATAAAGCAATATAAAGCATTACTAATTATTAACATTTAGCAAATGTTAAGGGTGCTCTCTGTACCTATTCTGAATGGGGGTCCACCACTTGCTCGTCCCTGTacagatgttactgttttactttcagtgttccacagtatgtgttgagtttatttaattacatgtgttATATTGCTtatttcttgaaaaaaaaaaaaaaaaaatcttacagtGAGCGGGGTCCCCTCTCTCCaaatcttacctgtaacttggcctaatggCATCACCacagagatagatatgtttcatGCGTTGCTGTGAAAccttctaggcaaagcaatatctccatagagacaagcaggaggtgaACTGtgtgccagaaaagttacacagtcaaTGAGCAGGTATTTTACGTATGAAAATATTGTTCTTTGTAGGATTCATCCAAACCTGCGCTCGGTCATCTACTGCCAGGCTTTAGCCGCTGGGGGCCTGGAGGAGTGGGAGTTTGCCTGGGACAGGTTCCAGAACACCAGTGACATCTCCGAAAAGGACCACCTCAGAGAGGCACTTGCTTGCACAAAGAAAATCTGGCTCCTCAACAGGTCAGACATACTGTAGGCCTACAAAAGAATACATAACCAGCCATTTTAGCACCACTTATCCCAATGGCAGAGGGGCAATCGAGAGACATGGGAGATTTCCAGACGGGAGAGGTGCGAGATGCCAAAGGagcagcatatatatatatatatatatatatatatatatatatatatatatatatatatatatgcatttgagatttggcctgtaacatgtagcatagcatgaatatgcaaggttcattgtacaaattgttttccaaatgtattaattaaatgaataattcatttattaaatttctgttaaataaacagcagaaaaaacttatattcagttttatcaagtgccaaaagatcagcAACTTgttcaaaaggtaaattgaacaaggtttacccttacctattttaatataatttggtcatgttcagtgggccggattaataaacccaaagggccagATATAGCCCCCGGGCCGTACTTTACCCACCCCTTGTTTAGAgttatgtgatgtcatgtggtgttAAAGTTTCATCTTAATACATTTTGTTGTGGAGACGTGTTGCTGGATATATATTATTCAGTGAttcattttacaataaaaaccaATAAGATCAGGTGATACTGAATGACTCCTGTAATTCCACAGATACCTGGATTACACCTTGAACCCTGACAAGATCCGTCTGATGGACGTGTCTTCTGTAATCACCTCCATTGCCTACAATGAGGCGGGACATGCCCTGGCATGGAATTTCATTAGAGCCAATTGGAATTATATCAGCAAACTGTACGTAACTGCACATTATACAACATGTTATTTACAAGGATATTTTGAACTTTATCTTATGGTTATTATGTGAACATATGTATCGGGCATGGGAGTGGTCCTTGTTCAGACCTGTTTTGAAACTGGTTCTTCATTTATCAGTTCCAGTTTTCTCCCAGTCCTCTGGTTTGGCACCGTTTTGATCTAGTCTAGTTGTTGGTGTAACACAGAAGGCTGATGTGTCCTACAACTTTAAATGGAATTGGGGAAACCCAGTTGgtttttgcattattttccaAATTGCAGTCTTTATCATATTCCAAAAATAATGCCTTGAGACCTAAGCCATGACGCAAGTAGTTTTGGTTAGAGGTCAATATTGCACACTTATTTATATTTAGGGAAAATTACATGCAGCAATAGTAGAGGCCACAACATGTGCAGGGTGGAGAGGCTGCAAAAAGTCTACAAGAGTCAGTCGCCACACATTGTAAAAATCTTAATGATTGGGCAAAAAGGATGCATTTGGGTGAACAGAAGtgaacagaagaaaatgtcatAGCACAAACTCCTTAATATTGCCAACTATATGTGAGAAGAATTCTATGGAAATACTGTGTCTTCTGAAGTGACTAAGTGGTTTCAACAGAAATATTACTCAGATCTTGAAGTCACAAAGATTGAGTAAACAAACCCAgagtaataaaacacacactttgaTTAACAGTGTCGCCTGTCCAAAGGGCTGCTGTAAAATCTGTGCCTATCATGAATTGCTTCGGGAAGCTCTATACGATCTTGTTGCTAGGAAATCACAGCGTACACAATACACAGTTGACACAGCCAATATTAACCCATATTAATTGAACAGCTGGACTAGATAGATCATCGTCTGGTTAGACTAGTTTTGGTAGGTTatagttcatttattttctcttgTTACACTTGGTTGAGTTTTATATTCATTTAGCATAATCTAACTTTCTTTAATAATTTAGGGCcctgtttgattaaaaaaactgtatttactATGTACTGTAGTATTAATGAatattttgaaagtaaaaatatgttgtgtttgGGCCAGGTACGCTGGAGAAGTGATTACTGAGATCACCCAAAGATTCTCCACACCATTTGAACTGCAGGAGGTATGTGCCGTCCTCTTTATTGCCCTTTCAGAAATCTTTCTCTCACGAAGCCCTAGGTGATTTATTGTCCAGTCGCTTCATCATAGACACACCCTGATACCGTATCAGTTTTATGTAACCATGAATAGTCTGTTGGATTTGAAAAATATTAGGCAGAGTATTGcagataaaaatgtgaaaaaatatgtttcatgGCCACACAATGAACCAGTTCCTTATCAAACAAATCTGTGCATTCCTAATCAAGCACCAGAAAACTAATGAGCACTTACTTCACCCAAGTTGTAAGTCTCAGCACTTGTCAAATACATCACCATAAGCAAAGAGACATTTTAACACACTATAATCCcatattctttattttgtttctcCCAGTTTATATTTGGGTCATACTGGATATAGTCTATGGTGGGCACATGTAAATGTGTTGTATTGGTTTGTAAAATGTCAATCATGTCCAACAATAATAGCAATGTCCAAAACACCAGTTTGACATCTATGAATAACTTTGTTTTTATGCTTACAGTTGGAACGTTTTTCCACAACGTATGATCTGGGTTACCTCTCTCGAGTGGTGCAAAGGGCTATCGAGCAGACGAAGGTGAACATTCAGTGGGTCAaagaaaacagagagacagtTCTGAACTGGTTCTTGGCAGAGATCAGTTAGCACATTTTtaggctgcattcacacttgaaaactgtgactaaactgaGAATTAAATATgtacagaccaggactagaacatgactggaacaggatcaaaccaagtctacaatAGAACTAAATCacccaaaccagaaccaaaccaagcaAGTGTGAACAAAGCCCTAAACCAAAATGTCTCAGTATCCACACAATGaattcattttcattatttacaaataaaataaaccagattttattttttcataccCACCAAAGAATATTAATGTATATACATATGTGCcttatttatacatgtttacatttatgaaatgtaaaataatgctaAATTGTTTGTCATTAAAATCACtttaattacagttttttttttcttaatgtcATTGCAACAATACCTGCATTTAAGTGATTTTATGTCAGCTCTTGTTTTTAATAGTCTATTATAAAAGTTTTCTTTTATAGAGTTGATCCATGAGATGTTTTGTTgagcaaaaagacaaaatgagtATTGCAATAATACTGCACCAAAATAAATCACCAACAATGCATTCAATtcaatgaaatataaaaacttATATGATCCACCTGTGTATTTACCACTCTACATCTGTCgcttttacagacaaaatagtagaagacatgaaaaaaataaaaaagattcaTGAAAATCAAAAAAATTCTGTAGCATCATGTGGGAAATGACGTGTGGGAGGTTGTTCCAGATGAGCTGATATTAGGCCAAATTCGGTCTGTACTTGAGCCAGAGCCAAGGACTGAGGGACATTCTTCAATCATCCTGAGAAACAAATGCACAGCAGTGTATCACATTTGGTAATAGAAGAAAGTTGATGAAAAAGCTAAAAGCAAAAGTAATATTCTGTTGTACTGCAAAGTAGTGTCTGTATTTAgtgtgtgtattttattgtttagcaaaagacaaagtttaaatctgtcaactggacaaactaaccactcctttgaagatagtgaggttcagatcttagccagagaaaataaatggtttgagagaggagttaaagaagcaatttttgttaggaaagacaatccttcctcaaacaggaatgggggccttagacatcatgtatcccccatctataattCCATTCTCAGACCTAAAACACAGAGAACAATAGCCGtgtcattaaaggttgaatagggcagtttcagctgaaaatggagacaatagctgtttacgtttcagtgtagttagcccctcagCAGCAAaaggtcttcactcctacaacaatctgtccagttgacagatttaaactttgtcttttgctatggatcagacctggacaactgagggattacacagatattttattgtttgtttttgctttgtggTCACCACAAATCATATGCTATAAGCAAGTACTGATATTAAAAAGGCATACGTTTTACTACAGATGCCAGTCTTGGTACAATTCTTTGGTTCATTTATCTATGCTTGAGGTGGACCAAGAGAGTACTAAACAATGTCTGTGGACTTGTAAGCAGATTTCAGTGCTTACCCATTCTTCgtcctctgctccgtctccttctcctcctgccTTTTCACTGCCTGCCGATACTTTATTAGCCATTATTTTATCTGTCCATGATGCTCCAGCGTTTTCATCACCAGCGAAGTTACATTTTGTAACAGTGCCGCCATCTATTTTTGCCAAagagactaaaacaaaaacatataatttaGTAGATATAGGCTTTAATTAATGATACAACCACATGTAATTGTTTTCAGAAATACAAAGGAGTAGAACTTACATATAAAAGGACTATTTCCTTTAGTTTTGAGGCGGATTTCCTGTCCAGTCTCCAGCTCAGTCTTGTCCATCTCAGACTCGGGGTACCAAAAGGCCCAAGATCTACTgggtttgtgtttgtctgtgatttTTATCAGTTCACTTTTATTGACTAATGCTGAAAGGTCCTCCTCTGAAAGACGGTCAGTCTCACCTTTGGCTTCAACCTCTGTCCACATATAAAAGGCCAATTAAGATATTTTAGAGGGTCCTTCACTGTCTACTCCATAATCCATCAGTGCAGTGTTCCAATAATGAAATCAGTAAATCTATTTAATTTACCAGAAGTCGTCTGAAGTGGTCATTTGCATTAAGAATAAAGGCTTTAATGAGAATATTGAAATGTTTACCATATTTAACATATATGTTAATTTGAACTTGAGTGATGACACAATAAAGCTTAAATGTAAACATTTGGATGAGTATTACACATAGCCTAAGATATTACAGTATACTTACTATAAGAGGACATGAGGTAGCCTGTGTTGACCTTCTTTGTGTCACTAAAGTTTGGCTCGATCTCCAGGCCTTTAGCGTCAAACTTTCTCTGGTGGATTAGGCTGGGCTGGATATACAGCACATAAAAGCGtgtctgcaaaacaaaacacagcatgTGTTTATCATACATCTGTCTACAACACTagcattaaatgttttttgagatCCCTGAGttagtatttttctttcttaaatACTTGTATTTGAGTATTAATTGCACTTCTTTTGGATGCAATACTGTTTATATGATCCACACAGATCACTCATCATTCCCAAGCTGGCCCCCAAAAATCTCAGGGCTCCCCAAATGTTCTTAGAGAAGAGTTTACTGTTCTATAACATATTTATTACCCAAAAAAGGATATTATATTAAGATAATAGCTTATCAGGTAGGAGAATGATATTAGGATTGCCAATGTATCCACAGGTAAAATATGGGTCTCTGTGAGAAATATAAGTTTATCTGAAAAGACTTTCTGAACTGTAATTTTATATGCCTATAcatagtaaaatactgtatttcttctttctctatGAGGAAGACATAATTTATAGATAGGCAAATCCACAAATGgtgaaaacaatatataaaaagattTTACCTTGTGATTGTTGATATCAGTGATTGTGTGCCTGGAGATGTCCAGCAGCTTCCCTTCCAGAAGAACTCCATTTCCACTGTCAGTTTGAAACATGGAGGAAATGAATTCATTAGCAGGGATTGAATC
This genomic window contains:
- the arpin gene encoding arpin, which encodes MSRIYHNTSLQNKPVHNESFGRAWNPSSYESGNGVLLEGKLLDISRHTITDINNHKTRFYVLYIQPSLIHQRKFDAKGLEIEPNFSDTKKVNTGYLMSSYKVEAKGETDRLSEEDLSALVNKSELIKITDKHKPSRSWAFWYPESEMDKTELETGQEIRLKTKGNSPFIFSLAKIDGGTVTKCNFAGDENAGASWTDKIMANKVSAGSEKAGGEGDGAEDEEWDD
- the anpeplb gene encoding alanyl (membrane) aminopeptidase-like b; amino-acid sequence: MSKNSLMSKTLAAVFAILTLSVIGSLVTMVIVYNIQLQKLKPTPPPTAPVTTLAPPPEMRLREDVLPRSYQVFIHIPLYTRIIEEVNVTSPNQTFLFDGNVTVHLECVQKTKTIFLHSRNQKVFKPMVHDLNSNKQLEVRDYTLHDDQSEFLEIILNDALEVGGNYSLFLAFKGEISDSLHGLFLSSYQEGTPAHEEDTNVYRYMVATNMQPTDTRKVFPCFDEPAMKARFNLTIIHRRDTTALSNQDVADSNIIDDEWQYTRFQPTEVMSPYLFAFTVSEFKAKDTYPPSKIKTYARPEAVDAGHTAYADSITGNILHFYQNYFDIRYTQKLDQIAMPDLAPLGMENWGLVTYQEWALLYEEGVSSHLHKEMIASLIAHELAHQWFGNMVTMKWWNELWLNEGFANYMSYLAVDKVAPAFKMSDKFIANELHSAFEADALTSSHPLTLPAAEVQTPDEIMEMFDRITYSKGAVVLKMLADVLGESVFQKGIKIYLERFRLKNTDQYDLWDAMQMSESESGGFVDVKTLMDTWTNQIGYPVITINTNSGEVYQKQFLLNDTSESNLLWEIPVRVKSGSGQSALEWILFEKVQKDTFISKKGEWILANVNCTGYYRVNYDLTNWQRLLNEIETNPGGIPLLNRGQLIDDAFNLARAQLVSVSLALNSTRFLSNETEYIPWQFAEKNLDYFVLMFDRSEVYGPMQKYLQNQVTALYNYYKNYTDNSTVPPDPTSQSSQILAVKLACSNGLPECVNMAKSMFKLWMTNNTNRIHPNLRSVIYCQALAAGGLEEWEFAWDRFQNTSDISEKDHLREALACTKKIWLLNRYLDYTLNPDKIRLMDVSSVITSIAYNEAGHALAWNFIRANWNYISKLYAGEVITEITQRFSTPFELQELERFSTTYDLGYLSRVVQRAIEQTKVNIQWVKENRETVLNWFLAEIS